The genome window AATGCAGAGATACTAAAGCAATGTGGATCCTTTAGGGCTCACTAACGTCCTCTATTTAAAATTGAGCAGGTAGAAATGAGAGTAAAATTTAGTGAAATTGAAGGTTCATATTTACTTACACAATGATATTGTTGATTGGGATATGGATCAATTTGACAAAGAAACCAATAAATCCCATTATCGCAAAGCCTATTGCTGTTGCCATGGCAATCTTCTGGAActctgcaaaaacaaaaaaaaaatttagtctaGGAAGCCTCATGTATGGCGTAGAGGTGTGCGCTACAGTGACCAAAGGAAAATGGTACAAATGGTAGAAAATAGTAATGCTAACACAGGAAGCAGTTCAAAAGCAAACTGCATTGACCTTGAGAAACaaatctgctttttcagaagACAGATGAGATTTTAAGAGAGAAGATGCTGCTTTCCACAAAGCATAGCTGatctcaatttttttaaatagtaagcAGAATCAGAAACACCCACAGTCTTTAACAGTTCATGGACCATTTATTCCATTATCTTTCCTTCACAGCTCTACAAGCCCTCAAAAAAATTCCCAATACAGtatcaaaaatggaaaagctgcaTTCCTGCCACAGGAAGACAGCTTCTTAAGCCCCCACAGAAATTGACTACATAAGTGATATTCTCAATTATTTTAAGACAGCAACCATGAAGGGGACTAAGAAGGTCAATAGCCCCTCACAACCCTGTCACTCTGACAATGAATGAAGTTTCTTACTGATCTCAACAGATGTCAGTAAAACTTCATCATGATCATGTAAATAAAGCATCGTAGCTACCACCATTAAGGACAACCAGTAACATTCTGGCTGTAGTTACAGCTTCTCTCTAATGCCCTTGGGAAAGCCCAAAAATCTTCTTCTGTACTTCCAACAACAAAGTTCCTACTGACCTAATCGGGCAGTCACTGACAACTGTGAAGTACTGAATCGGCTCCGAAAAAAGCAATCCTAGCTCCTTTCGAGACTCCTAAAATGAAGCGTTTCCTCCAAGGTCATGTAACGAGCAGTTTCCTCCAGAATTTCCCCCAAATTGACTGTAATCGGTCAAACTTGCCTACTGTGTTTGTCTTTTCAAAGTGCACACAAGTTCTTCGCAGATCAGTTTACCCCATACATGAAAATGATTACTTGCCTCTCTCAAAATGCCTAATTTCAACTACTTAGCCTGTTTCATAAGGTGAATTTTAGCACCACTCACACACACCTGACTGAATACACACCAGAAAAGGACACGTTCAAGTTTATTACATCCAGAACCATAAACCCATTACCAACTGGACAACTGCTCCAGTTTAAGTCTCATACTGGAAGCCAAGAAACATTCACAACAAATAAATGACATCACATACAGAAAGATACACGGTAAGGCAAAGATGAAATAAGGGTTGTGCTCTGTTTTATTGTGTGCTTTACCTTTCCTGTCAGGCTTGGTGCATCTTTTCACAAGTCGTATGGAGTCTTTTACAAACTGTCGGCTGGGCTCCACGAATTGCATTACCTGATCCATGATTACCTGCAAAGATGAACGGATTTAGTATTGGTGCTGCCATGCGTATATTGTGAGAGAGAATTTTTTGGTTACAGAAGCAGAAGAAGGGCTGCAAAACCTGCAAAGACTTAAGATAATTTAAAACGTCGTATTCCCAGCTAACTAGCTGTTAAGAGATACTTTCACTTGGCAGAAAATAAAGATACCATATCAATATGTAAACATGATGACTTAACACTGCctagaaaaaacaggaaaaagtatgccttttggcacagaggaaaacagcagctccACCACAGCTTCCTTTCACCTTATGTCCCACGCTGTGCTTTTTCTGAGAACACTACTGAAGACATCGGAATAGGCAAAAGTCACCCGTTTCGAGAAATCCCCGACACGAAGGCTGGTGACACTGACACAAACACCGTGGCCTAATTTTATTCTCAGAAAAAGCACCCGCCACCCCACGCAGAACCCCAGGCCAGCGGCATCGCCGGTCACTGATCCCCACAGACCCTCCGATACGACGCTCCCTCCTATCGGACCCTCTCCCGCCCACTCCCCTCCTTGTCGCGACAGCGGCCGGGGCCGGCCCGCCCTGGATCCCCCCACTCCCCCTCGGGCACACGCAGCGCGGGCCGGCGGCCTCGCTCCGTGGGGAGCTTCGGCCCCCCGAGatccaacccccctccccccgggtGGGGACCGGCCCAGCGGGACCGGGAGCCGCCGAGCCGGGCCCGGAGCTGCCTTACCGCCCCCCGCGTCTCCTCaggcgggggggacacccaggcggGACGCAGGGGGGGGaggccggcggcgccgcgcggccCTTACCGTTGGCGCTGCCGGGCGAAGGCCACGTCGCACAGCGGCGGAGGGCGATCACGTCACCGGTACGTCACGTCACCGCGCTCCTtcccggcggccggcggggcggggcggggcggactCGTtttaagaagaagaaggaggattTTTGAGgggggtgtggtgtgtgtgtgaggtttttttctttccggTTCCCGCCCCTctctccccgcccgcccgccccccccaacctttCCCCACCTCACGGCGTCAGGGCCGGCCGGGGCCTAGCGGGGCGAGCGGCCTGGCCTGGCCTAGCTTGCTCTGCTCTGCGGGCAGGGGGGCCCCggcctctccctctccttctcccgcCGGCTGAGCGCCCCCGGCCTCTCCGTCCTCTCCCGGCGGCGGagtgccccgccagccccgcctCCGGGGAGAGGCCTGAGGGCCccagggcggggggaggctgTCGGTGAggcccggcgggggctgcggtCCGCGACCCCCGGGGGTGCGGGCAGGTGAGGTGGTTGATCCGCCCGTAGTTCATCCGTGCGGCCCTTCTGTGGACGTTTGGCAATGGATTTGCTTTTCCATGCGGTTGTAGGCATAGGCGATCTGCAGGGGTCGTTTCCAACCCCTACAGTTCAGTGATGCTGTGATCCAAGAGCCTTGTagcaggaaagaaagggaa of Rissa tridactyla isolate bRisTri1 chromosome 2, bRisTri1.patW.cur.20221130, whole genome shotgun sequence contains these proteins:
- the SEC61G gene encoding protein transport protein Sec61 subunit gamma; this translates as MDQVMQFVEPSRQFVKDSIRLVKRCTKPDRKEFQKIAMATAIGFAIMGFIGFFVKLIHIPINNIIVGG